In the genome of Hymenobacter cellulosivorans, one region contains:
- the guaA gene encoding glutamine-hydrolyzing GMP synthase, with protein MPQQILILDFGSQYTQLIARRIRELNVYCEIHPFTHAPDLTEDIRGVVLSGSPCSVRDPEAPNPDLSRYLGKVPVLGVCYGAQLLASQNGGDVLPATIREYGRARLSHLDQSNPLMRELTGGSQVWMSHGDTIKTLPAGFEIIASTPEVDVAAYHVLGQETYGIQFHPEVTHSTEGKLLMRNFVVDICGCDQSWTPEHFVDSMVLALQNTIGPDDKVILGLSGGVDSSVAALLLHRAIGPRLHGIFVNNGLLRKDEFESVLHSYKDLGLNVRGVDASQEFYTALAGISDPEGKRKAIGRTFVEIFDQEAQKVEGARWLAQGTIYPDVIESVSVKGPAVTIKSHHNVGGLPEKMNLKIVEPLRALFKDEVRQVGDALELPHNILHRHPFPGPGLGIRILGDVTPHKVDLLQRADAIFIDGLREFGLYEEVWQAGVMLLPIQSVGVMGDERTYEQVVALRAVTSVDGMTADWAHLPYDFLAHVSNKIINQVRGINRVVYDISSKPPATIEWE; from the coding sequence ATGCCTCAACAGATTTTAATTCTCGATTTCGGCTCCCAGTACACGCAGCTCATTGCCCGACGCATTCGGGAATTGAACGTCTACTGCGAGATTCATCCGTTTACGCACGCCCCGGACCTCACTGAGGATATCCGGGGCGTCGTGCTTTCCGGCAGCCCCTGCTCGGTGCGCGACCCGGAAGCGCCCAACCCCGATCTGAGCCGCTACCTGGGTAAGGTGCCGGTGCTGGGTGTGTGTTACGGCGCCCAACTGCTGGCAAGCCAGAACGGCGGCGACGTGCTGCCCGCCACCATCCGGGAGTACGGCCGGGCCCGCCTCAGCCACCTCGACCAAAGCAACCCGCTCATGCGGGAGCTGACCGGCGGCTCCCAGGTCTGGATGTCGCACGGCGATACGATAAAGACCCTGCCCGCCGGCTTTGAAATCATTGCCAGCACCCCGGAAGTAGATGTGGCTGCCTACCACGTGCTGGGCCAGGAAACCTACGGCATCCAGTTTCACCCCGAGGTGACGCACTCCACCGAAGGCAAGCTGCTCATGCGCAACTTCGTGGTCGACATCTGCGGCTGCGACCAAAGCTGGACGCCCGAGCACTTCGTGGATAGCATGGTCTTGGCGTTGCAAAATACCATCGGCCCCGACGACAAGGTAATTCTGGGCCTCTCCGGTGGCGTCGACTCCAGCGTGGCGGCCTTGCTGCTGCACCGGGCCATCGGGCCGCGCCTGCACGGCATTTTCGTCAATAACGGCCTGCTGCGCAAAGACGAGTTTGAGAGCGTGTTGCACTCGTATAAGGACCTGGGCCTGAACGTGCGCGGCGTGGATGCTTCTCAGGAGTTCTACACTGCGCTGGCCGGCATTTCCGACCCCGAAGGCAAGCGCAAGGCCATTGGCCGCACATTCGTGGAAATCTTCGACCAGGAAGCCCAGAAGGTGGAAGGTGCCCGGTGGCTGGCCCAGGGCACGATTTATCCGGACGTTATTGAATCGGTGTCGGTGAAAGGGCCGGCCGTCACGATTAAGAGCCACCACAACGTGGGCGGCTTGCCGGAGAAGATGAACCTGAAAATCGTGGAGCCGCTGCGGGCCTTGTTCAAGGACGAGGTGCGGCAGGTAGGCGACGCGCTGGAGCTGCCCCACAACATCCTGCACCGTCACCCCTTCCCCGGCCCCGGCCTGGGCATCCGCATCCTGGGCGACGTGACCCCGCACAAGGTGGATTTGCTGCAGCGGGCCGACGCTATTTTCATCGACGGCCTGCGCGAGTTTGGCCTCTATGAGGAGGTGTGGCAGGCCGGCGTGATGCTGCTCCCGATTCAGAGCGTGGGCGTGATGGGCGACGAGCGGACCTACGAGCAAGTCGTGGCCCTGCGCGCCGTGACCAGCGTAGACGGCATGACGGCCGACTGGGCCCACCTCCCCTACGACTTCCTGGCCCACGTGTCCAACAAGATCATCAACCAGGTGCGCGGCATCAACCGCGTGGTGTACGACATCAGCTCCAAGCCCCCGGCTACGATTGAGTGGGAGTAA
- a CDS encoding DUF4153 domain-containing protein codes for MKLPSLQHVVAEATRVVRRFPLTLLCALVLCVAGIYTISLDYPEEQKLKWLFPLASSAALGLTLTLSLALAAERYRWPLVGKLAAALGTVGLLVLWYVAAPAKPDMVWVLRLFVLLVASHLLVAVVPYLPELRRQADTPGFWRYNETLFLRILTAGLYSGVLYAGCSLALVAVKNLFDVKLDDNLFGYLFTVLATLFNTWFFLAGVPQDFAALEQEAPYPKGLKVFTQFVLLPLVVLYLGILYAYLGRIVVQWELPKGWVSILILAFSVAGIFALLLIHPIRDAAGNTWIRTFSRWFYRALLPLLGLLVVAINTRIQAYGFTEERYYVLVLAGWLAIMLAYFLWHQGRGIIWIPASLAVVALLTLLGPWSAVAVAERSQLRELKELSAQHQLLQNGRLDSAGRRAPKLPFAARKRITSIFVFFAERGAIDQLQPLFAVSLQLPDSLRNAVSDEQRSWQTQRLFAASHIDRVGYYEEEDEFPETRSSFTVEPPEAQPLGPGRYWLRRVAPDYYQKPDDDTLAQLVLGEGTFRLRSTGRRRWLHLEQLRADGRWQIRLTAQTGALADSLVQRHPAATTEEELAGIRLPAKGLTLTARGANATLQLYLSELSRSSRQDTVRYDYSGSALLELKANPKALKPEK; via the coding sequence ATGAAACTTCCTTCCTTACAGCACGTCGTTGCCGAAGCCACCCGGGTGGTTCGCCGTTTCCCGCTCACGCTGCTGTGTGCCCTGGTCCTCTGCGTGGCTGGCATCTATACGATCAGCCTCGACTACCCGGAGGAGCAAAAGCTGAAGTGGCTGTTTCCGCTGGCCTCTTCGGCGGCGCTCGGCCTGACCCTGACCTTGAGCCTGGCCCTGGCGGCTGAGCGGTACCGCTGGCCTCTGGTAGGCAAGTTGGCCGCAGCCCTGGGCACCGTCGGGTTGTTGGTCTTGTGGTACGTAGCGGCTCCTGCTAAGCCCGACATGGTGTGGGTGCTGCGGTTGTTTGTGTTGCTGGTGGCCTCGCACTTGCTGGTGGCCGTGGTGCCCTACCTGCCCGAGCTGCGCCGCCAGGCCGATACGCCCGGCTTTTGGCGTTACAACGAAACCTTGTTTTTGCGCATTCTTACGGCCGGACTGTACTCGGGCGTGCTGTATGCCGGCTGCTCCCTGGCTTTGGTAGCCGTTAAAAACCTGTTTGATGTCAAGCTAGATGACAACTTATTTGGCTACCTGTTTACGGTGCTGGCCACCCTATTCAACACCTGGTTTTTCCTGGCCGGCGTGCCTCAGGACTTTGCCGCCCTGGAACAGGAAGCCCCTTATCCGAAAGGACTAAAGGTCTTTACCCAGTTTGTGCTGCTGCCGTTGGTGGTGCTGTATTTAGGCATTCTCTACGCCTACCTGGGTCGGATTGTGGTGCAGTGGGAGTTGCCCAAAGGCTGGGTTTCCATTCTGATTCTGGCATTTTCGGTGGCCGGCATCTTTGCCTTGCTCCTGATTCACCCCATCCGCGACGCGGCCGGAAACACCTGGATTCGCACCTTTTCCCGCTGGTTTTACCGGGCCTTGCTGCCGCTGCTGGGCCTGCTGGTCGTGGCCATCAACACCCGAATTCAGGCGTATGGTTTTACCGAGGAGCGCTACTACGTGCTGGTGCTGGCCGGGTGGCTGGCCATTATGCTGGCGTATTTTCTCTGGCACCAGGGGCGGGGCATTATCTGGATTCCGGCTTCCCTGGCTGTAGTGGCTCTGCTCACGTTGCTGGGGCCCTGGAGCGCGGTGGCGGTGGCCGAGCGGAGCCAACTCAGGGAGTTAAAGGAGCTGAGTGCCCAGCACCAGCTGCTGCAAAATGGGCGGCTCGACTCAGCGGGGCGGCGGGCACCGAAGCTGCCTTTTGCGGCCCGCAAGCGGATTACGTCCATTTTTGTGTTTTTTGCGGAGCGCGGTGCCATCGACCAGCTGCAGCCTCTGTTTGCCGTCTCCCTCCAACTACCCGATTCATTGCGCAATGCCGTGAGTGACGAGCAACGCAGCTGGCAAACCCAGCGGCTGTTTGCAGCCAGTCATATTGACCGGGTTGGCTATTACGAGGAAGAAGATGAATTTCCCGAAACAAGGTCTTCGTTTACTGTCGAACCACCTGAGGCGCAGCCCCTGGGGCCGGGCCGCTACTGGCTGCGCCGCGTCGCGCCCGACTATTACCAGAAACCCGACGATGATACGCTGGCACAGTTGGTGCTGGGGGAAGGTACTTTCCGGTTGCGCAGCACCGGCCGCCGCCGCTGGCTTCATCTGGAGCAGCTGCGGGCTGATGGCCGCTGGCAAATCAGGCTTACGGCCCAAACCGGAGCCCTGGCCGATTCGCTGGTGCAGCGTCACCCCGCCGCTACTACTGAAGAGGAGTTGGCTGGAATTCGGCTTCCGGCCAAGGGCCTTACGCTTACGGCCCGCGGCGCCAACGCCACGTTGCAGCTGTACCTGTCCGAGCTAAGCCGTAGTAGCCGCCAGGATACCGTCCGCTACGATTACAGTGGCAGCGCCTTGCTAGAGCTAAAGGCTAATCCGAAAGCACTGAAGCCTGAAAAGTAA
- a CDS encoding carboxypeptidase-like regulatory domain-containing protein, whose protein sequence is MSHTLRVFGLFCLLGSAFSTLAQTTNPNASLIAAQVEKKPSSAPNPETKSSQEQPVTTTAEPESEAEPEAAAAPATTTTTTTAAAEIATLTGRVFNEENKPLAGVVVFIKDAAAFVSTDAKGEYRLDAPAGVHTLTFSYAGYEEQQLKASNFLPASVQLLPAANKKKLTKSSRH, encoded by the coding sequence ATGTCCCACACTCTCCGCGTATTTGGCCTTTTCTGCCTGCTGGGTTCCGCTTTTTCAACCCTGGCTCAGACGACAAATCCCAACGCTTCGCTGATTGCGGCTCAAGTAGAGAAGAAGCCCAGCTCCGCTCCGAACCCCGAAACCAAGTCTTCCCAGGAACAGCCCGTCACAACAACGGCTGAGCCCGAATCGGAAGCTGAGCCCGAAGCCGCAGCGGCGCCCGCCACCACCACCACGACTACCACCGCGGCCGCCGAAATAGCTACGCTCACCGGCCGGGTATTCAATGAAGAAAACAAGCCCCTGGCTGGCGTCGTGGTATTCATTAAGGATGCCGCCGCCTTTGTCAGCACCGACGCCAAGGGGGAATACCGTCTCGACGCGCCGGCCGGGGTACACACGCTCACTTTCAGCTACGCTGGCTACGAGGAGCAGCAACTGAAAGCCAGCAATTTCCTGCCCGCCAGCGTCCAGTTGCTCCCGGCCGCCAACAAGAAAAAGCTAACCAAAAGCAGCCGCCACTAA